AAGGAGCCGTACGAGCTCCTCAATTTGTCTTGGCTGGCCGGAGTCATTCTCATGTTCCGCATTACCCTGTGTTTTGCCGTGTCACGTTCACTATCCTCcacgtttgtttgtgttgcgttCTCGCAGACAGAGCAAAATCCAGTATTAAAACAAGCAATAGATATTTTCACAGAAGTTCCAAAGGCACAGGAACAGGAAGATTAAGCAAATTTAGTCGACCGAAGTAATCAAAAGTGGTTAGTGGCGAGCGTACAAAATGGTCTCATTGGCCAGTCTACTCCCTTCCAAATATGCCAAAAATAAGCTTTAAAAGTGTGGAAGACGGTACAAATGTGTAATGCCGTCCTCTGTAAAATTGGCAACAAAGCCTTGACTTTGTCATTTGTCCTTTAGTATTAAAATCCTTTCGGCAGCCCCATCCCCCCCGATTATTATCTGCCACAAGCTACAAGCAAAAGGACATGATTGCAGTTGAGGGTCTTCAAAAATGCTGGGGtgatgggttagggttagacaaACTCAACTGTATGCAATCACAGAATTTGAATGTATTTAGCTGTATATTCCAAGATGTTTTCAGTTGGTAACGTCATTTGCTCCCTTGCCTTCCTCAGCATCTCGTCGTCCTGCACTTGGTGGCCTTTGCTGCGGCTGACCTCCCCCTTCAGGGTGTACTCGTAGAATCGGCCGCTGACGTTGACCAACAGGGTGGCGGGACTGGCGTTGACGGCGCAGCTGAGAACCAGGTCGCTCGTGCTCTGGGGCACGTGGACGCCGAACCGCAGGATCACACCCACCAACAGGCCTTtaggggagggggaggcaagaggagggaagaggaggcgaGAGGGGTCAAAGGATAGGTATCTCTTGTGCAGCAAAATTATTTGAGTtacaaagaacaaaaatgtaattggcACAAGTTAATTATTGTGAGAGGAACTGATTAATCAATGCAGCTTCCCACTGCCTgctgaaaatgaatgatggtGCAGGTGCtattaacaacaacatcatACATTTCCCCTTTTCACTTCAGCTGATGAAACTCAGAAGCAACGGGATTCCTCAACCCTAACATGTACGTATAATAGGTGTATATCacatatataatacaatatattaaataaacataataacaaTAGAAGCTCGTGTCATGGATGACGTCCCCCTCGGGCAGTAACGACACCTGATCACAAGCTGTCGTGGTGCGTTCACGGGTCAAGTGTGAGGGGGGGGCTAACTCCGTCACAGCCCTGCGAGAATTCAACGCAAAGTTAAAACAGGCGATGGACGCTAGCTTAAAGGTTAGCGGGCTCTTACCGTAGATCATGGCGAGTCCCGTTTCGTGCAGGAACCTGAACCGCCGGTGTTTGAACAGCCATATGGTCAAGATGGTGAGCGTTAAGAGCATTATGAATATGAGGAGATTGGCACTGTCCTGGCGGTGGCTCTCCTCGGCCATCCTCTCGGTCGCGACGTTGTCCATTGCGGGGCTCACGCCTTGGCTCTCGCCTCGGCTCGCGACGAGCACCAGCGTCGAGAgaaacggcagcagcagccgcgcTCTCGACGGTTTGACACCGACCAAGTGTCTCGGCGTCGTTCCCATTGTGACTTTCTGTGAGGCGGTTACATTTGTCGTTGAACTCCTGtcgtttgggggtttttttaatgtgggaAAAACTACTGCTTCAGCGCGAGACGACGGCTGATGACAGCTCCTTCCGCAGCCGTTATCAAAACACTGCGACTTCCggctcttcaaaataaaagtcgcATATATGTTTGAAGGGATAGTTCAGAGATTTTGAAGTGAGGTTGTATGAGTAACTTATGCACGGTTAAtgtgttaccttatggagatggtgatcagcgaggTCATTTAACGAGTTTGAACGCcccttcaaaatcactgaactatccctttaataaCGGTTGAGGTTTTCTTGAAATTCCCAAAACGCGTGATTGTGTAATGAAATCTGGCAGAAATAAATACTATGAACACACGAAAAACATGCAAATAGTCAACCAAAttagaataaaattgaataaaataaaaataggtaaaataaaagataaataacaGGCAAGGAAATGTTATCTGGTTTTTCTGCATCATCATTCATTAATCTAAGTCGCAAATAAGTTAGCCATTTACAAACATAACGTGCTTAAgttaataacacacaaacataatctCAAGAGTCCTGATTGGACACACCccttaaacattaaaacaaacacagtgcTAATGGAAACATTGAGTGAACTCTTGGACTAAATAACCGGTTGGACTTGTTTTTTGGCACCAATGACCTTGAACGAGCACTGCCAATAGATGCAGATCAGATGTGCATGTGAATGGGGTCTTGTGAGGTTGTTCCACAGTGTAAGGTCTCTGTAGTAGATTTACCTTGACATTTGATCCTGCTACATTTCTTGAATTCTGCAGAGTTTCAGCTTGCTGATGACATTAtgctgtaaaaatatatttttaaactccTCCGAGGCAGCAAAGCAGACATGATAATGATGCTCCATGTTACTTCAGCGTTAAGACGATGTTTTCATGTTGCTATATGCAGAGCCCTATAGTGCTGCATGTTCTTCCcaaacaattttaaacttgGTTTCATTAATACACTAAACATTTTCAGTTGTAACAGTGGTGTTTTGATGTGTCTAGGTGCTCTCTCCAACTTCAGGCCAGCAATCATGTTTTCTTCTTATCCGATGTTTTCTTCGTTTTTGCAGAGTGGGTGGCTTCCTCTGCCGTGTCTGATTTACTGATAATGAGCAGAGATGAAgtgataattgtttttttagttaGTCACATGTGTGGTCGGTGTGCTTGTTCTTGTTGAAATGAATATGGTATGAACATTCATTTGGTAATACTGGTGATTAGAGACATTTCCAGAAATCATGTTTTGAGACAGCTTAAATTCACAATTATGTTCTGATTTCATGTAACATTTTAAGATTGGTGTATTTTGCCACCGCATGCAGAACAGAAATGGACTAGAACacatgtttttgtatatttgatATTAATGAGCTTAGAAATTGTAAGCACGTCGTTAGAGGTACTTATTCAATAAAGTTGATTTAACAATTTGTCTGTGCATTTACAACATACCGCAGCACAAACAGATGTAGGTACACCTTCACTTCAGATGTAGGTACACCTTCTAAATCTGTATTTCTGAAACAGTTTCCtttgacaggaaacaaaaacccacaaaaatTCAATTTTGGAACAATAGACACAGCATATGAGGCCCGTATCAAGAATCACATGACCTTTCTGTCATGTACAAATCATACTTGCATACATACACTTAAGTCATGAGACTACAGTATTCAAACCCCTTCACTTCTTGTACTTAAATGTTTTGGATATTGCAGTTTTTGTCCATAAAGCTACATTCAATAATCCATCATGGCCCAATTGTGGCAAGTTCAATTGATTGGACATTAAAGTTAAAAAGACCCACAGTTCACACTTCATGTCACTAAACAAGAGAAGCTTTTTCTAAAGCTTAAGATTGTTCACAGGAGCACAGTGGCCTCAATCATTTTAAGATGGAGAAAGTATGGAGCCATCAGGGTGGAGACCAAGAACTCATTGATCATCAAAGTTTAAGTTTTATATGCAGGTTGTTGAAATGTCTGCTTTCACTGTGAATAATGATCAAATAAATATAGTCTGGTCTCACCAACATTTATTTCTATGTCACCTTGATCTGAAGCGTAATATCTTGACAGTTTCCGCTGACAGGAAACGAAAACCCACAAAAGTCAAGAGCAGCAAAGGCAGACATGGAACATGCGACACGTCGATACTCAGATGTAGAAGTAGACCTGCGTTGAAGCTGTGAATATCCTGTTTCTCTGTGCCATGTTGCTGACTAGACTGattgttcttctctttctgaCTGGACACGTATTTGCCAAAGAACCACCTGGTAAGAACATTTGACATTAAACTTTTAGGCAGCTTATGATATTATAGTAtctgttttggtctttttagaTGTGTGAATGGTTATTCGGTTTACTTAAGGGCTTTTGTAAGATCTGATCATATTATCTTATGTTTGGCTTGTCATAATGTAGGACTGTTTTATATGCTAATTCGTTTTTATCTATACAATGCTTAGTATTCTATCATGAATTAACATTTTGAATCTTACATGGTTgattttaactttttgtttattaccttctaaaaataaatccaaGAGCAGAAAGGGAGGAATTGTGGAAATGTGATTATgccttaataaataaatcattgtaaatctatatacaaaaataaaacgtaTTGAGAAAAAGGATTGAATCAGTTTAAAGAAGAACTTCACTTCCTCGAACATGCATGAATTCCCCTTGGCGTCATTTAGCTATTTCCTCattctgtgcgtgtgtgagtgtgtcggCCATTATTACTGTAGTACTATTGTTTCTGTAAGTTTTTACCCTACATGACCTTTGGTTTACAGTTTTCATGAAACTGGCCTGTTGATCTCAACCCTCTTGTGTCTCTGACAGATGTGGAGTGTTTGGTGGTGCATCTGAAATATGTTAACTGCAACTGGAATAAGCCGCGGATCCCAAATGTCAATTACACCTTCGCCAGCTGGTTCGTAATTTGGTGACAGTAGCCTTATCAAAACTACTTCAATAAAATCTTATCTTGaactaaatgtgtttgaatttaaGAGAGGTGTTGGTAAGAAGAAGATCCTATCGATGACCATTGTAAAGAATCAtagactgaaaaaaagaaaattgctcaCAACTTGAAAAGATTACTTTAATTGTTAAGACACAAATCATTTAAgttcttttaaattaaagttatCAATTGTCTTAACTTATTAACtctaagttgaacaaacttaatctGTGTGTTACAAGTAAAGTCATTATTTTAAGTAGGTAAGcaattttctttatttagtGAAGGTGATCAGATAGACCTTCATGATGACCAGAATTGTTGTGATACATTGGCTGaattaatatgaataatttataaTAGTGTAGTAGaagctttttgtctttttgacaaTTCATACACACAGTTATTGTCtgtaactttctttttttttcttgccccaAGGCTGAGTGGAAATCCTATTAAAATACTCCCAATATGAAACATTTCCACAGCATATTAACTGATTATTAAGTGATTCGGCGCTATTTACAGTTCATAGCGCTGTGGTTGTTGAACAGTGATTTCTACACAGGTTCCATCATGACAAGAAAGCCAGTGACTGCACCACCTATGTGTCAGAGAACAGCACTGTCACTGGATGTAGCCAACCCTATGACAACCTGATTTCCCAaaggtttttgacattttacaccCTGCTGACACATGGCAACGAGACTTTTGAGAGGGATCATAACCTGAAACAGAGAGGTATGTTGATTAAGTGGGGTGCAACATCACGTTGTGAGATGtaattaaaaaatctatttggaACGAGAATTTTTTTTGACACCTTCTGGTGCTGCAGAGCTGTAACTTAaatctatgattttttttcagaggaaaaaaaaacaacaatattttgaCACCAAAACAGTCTGTAAATTATAACATGTCTGCCCTGTTCTATTGTTGTTACATTCAGTCCAGTTATATCCACCAAGCCACCTGACTGTCAAGAATGGATCTGACTTTAACCTGTGGTTTTACTGGAACCAGACTGCTTTAAATTGTGTGGAGAGTGAAGTTCGCTTCAGGACCAACAACAAGAAGTGGGATGTAAGTAAACTAAGGGCACAAAATGTctcatcttgtttttcattcttttctttcttttacttttttttttgtcttgcctTCCCACCTTTCTACTTCCTAAACAATACAAATTTATTTTCCACAGACGTCTCTTGTCTCTAATGGGAGGCAGAGTTACTGCATCAACTTGCCTTCCAGCAGTGCCCAGTATGAGCTGCAAGTGCGAAGCATGTTGGGGAGCAACTGCGGAGAGTCTTTATTCTGGAGTAACTGGAGTGAGCCTGCAGTCTGGGGAGCCAACAACAGCATAGGTAAAATGCCTTTAATCATCCACAACATTGAAACTCAAACCCAAAACTGGTCTTAGACTATGAATTGAGTAGATGTGTCAGGATTTTGCACAGATGTGAAACACATTGGTAAATAGGCATGAAATGAATAAGGAACTGACAATGATGTGTAGTGTTGATATGTTTTTGTTCCCAAACACAATTCAGGTTGGCAAATAAAGGCCAGAAATATAATTGAAGACCCAATAATAGTCATATTAGGTCATAAAAAGTATCCCATTAGTACATGATATATAGTGTATGATGGCCTGTATGAGCGATAGAGCAGTAAAAATCATACTTATTTCCATTCAAATCAGTACTGGGTTATTTGACCAAGCAAATTTATCATCCTCCACAAAGTTCTGTAACTTTTTTTCACCAAAGCACAAGTggtaaaaacatcaaatgtgGCTCTAATGCTGCATCGATTGCTCTGCATGTCCTCAAAACACCAAAGGTACCAGATTTAAATGATTGCTAACTACTCCTTTCGCTACCCTTAACAGACGCCAATCGAATAAATGTTTCAGCGTCTGTGTGGACTCCATTTCTATATGTGGTGGGTGGTGTCACCCTCATCCTGCTGGTCATAATGTTGCTGTACCATGAAAGGTGGGTTGGCCCAAATGTCATGTGTAAATGGTGGCCTTGAAAGTGTTAGTAGGTTGTAGAGTAATGTAGTGTATCAATTGTTTCGTacactaaaaaagaaaatgacataccaatttttaaaattatttcaatCTGTAACACAAGTGAATtatgtttgttcaacttaaggttatttattgttttagcTTGTTTTAGCGAGACAATGTTTTCTATCTccttccaaaaatgtaaaattttggAGAGATTAAATCAGCACCAGTGAtgattatttatatgaaaagtgATGTTATGAGCACAGGGGCATGCAGACGGAAAAATCAACCTCTTCCATTACCAACCCTCACTCAAACAAAGAGCTGAAGAGTTACTGTACAGGGAACAAACGTAATGTACAGATGAGCTGTTGTTGATTGATCACGTGAGAGTAAGACTGTGCTTACTTCCTATACAGGCTCCGAATCATCCCAATCCATCCCAAGCCGTCCCTGGTCCTTTCCGACATCGAGGTTAGTAACATCCTGCCTCTGTGCCCTCTCCCAAGACAAAAACCAAGGCAGTCATTAAAAGAAAGGAATTACGAGACTAAAAGTCTTCAGCCATGCCAGTGGCCATTGGAGACTTGCCATGTTCGACATCTTGGCTTGGCGGGTCAGCATGCTTAACATATGCAAAGCTGAGGCTTATGGAAATTTCATCGGTCAAACGGGACAAATTGATATTTTTGACTCAGGGATGGTGCTTGAAAAGTTAAGGGATCACCAAAGTAATAACTCAACCTTGGGGAGGAcatgaatgtctgcaccaaATGACATGGCAACCCTCCTGACAGTTTTtgatacatttaattaaaaaccaaacatgtaaACATCATAGAGGTGCTAGAGGAAAGGTCAGGAGACCCCCAAAGTTTTCATCTTCAATGGAAGACCATGAATGTCAAAATTTCATGGCATGGACCACAGAGGTGGACCTACTGAGCAACAAACGGACATAGCCACTGCTTGCACCACTAGTTGAAAACATAAACATTATAGACTTATAACATACCCTAAATATTTCATGGGTTGGGATCTGGACCAATATTACTCCAAATTTATATCAGCCGTGGTCATATTCTACTGGGTAGAAAAGCAATGTGTCCGAAATGTCATGTCAAGTGTCAACAAAACAAgtcctacattttttttcttctttcctaaAGGATTGGCTTCAATTCTCCAAAGGCCTGAAAGGGAATTTTAAGGATAACTACAATGAGCACGCCTGTCCTGTCCGCGAGTACTGCCATGTCTCCCAGACCGACAGCGAGAGCTCTGATGGCTCCACCTTCTCTGTCACCACCGATCAAACCGACTTCTCCGTCTCCATGCCTGTGAGCAAATCAGAAGACCtgtccacctccttctcctcttccacctccgcCGTCTCAActcaggaggagcagcagatcGCTGTTTAAGAGGCCTCAGGGTTGGTCACAACTTTACAGTCAGGAAATTCTTATTCTGACAGAAACCAGTCTCCTGCAAGAGTGCAAGgatctgaaaaagaaaaaatgatgattGATCTCATAGTTCCCCATGTAGGAACATCTTTCAGATATCATCTTGAAGCACTTAAAAGCGatcatttaaattaaaagcaGATAGTGTTTAAAGATACCAACCACTGGATGCTGCAGTtacacataaaagaaaaataacaaatctAAATCTCCTTAAAATGCCGgattttattagtttattttatattaatcaAAGGTTTATTATGAGATGTTGGTTGTGTGCtgactgaaaataaagatttacGTGAGGAGAGTTCAAATCACTTGCATGGAACTGTTTTGCAGACAGTTGAAGATATTTACTCATGCACTGTAAATAAAGGAATATAATGTAATACAAATAACCATTTAAGGTATAGATTTAGGTGCTTATGAAGAAAATAACAGCCTGTCCAACATGTTTCATATAAACTGCTATCAGTCCAAAACCCCGCTTCACTATATGTTGATAACAGAGAATGTAACTTCAGCAAAAGAGACGCAGGCTTGAGGAGAAGACATATTAAAACTTCTCTCTGAAAATCAATATGAGAAAAGCAGCACTTATCat
The sequence above is a segment of the Scophthalmus maximus strain ysfricsl-2021 chromosome 2, ASM2237912v1, whole genome shotgun sequence genome. Coding sequences within it:
- the LOC118301277 gene encoding cytokine receptor common subunit gamma; the protein is MLLTRLIVLLFLTGHVFAKEPPDVECLVVHLKYVNCNWNKPRIPNVNYTFASWFHHDKKASDCTTYVSENSTVTGCSQPYDNLISQRFLTFYTLLTHGNETFERDHNLKQRVQLYPPSHLTVKNGSDFNLWFYWNQTALNCVESEVRFRTNNKKWDTSLVSNGRQSYCINLPSSSAQYELQVRSMLGSNCGESLFWSNWSEPAVWGANNSIDANRINVSASVWTPFLYVVGGVTLILLVIMLLYHERLRIIPIHPKPSLVLSDIEDWLQFSKGLKGNFKDNYNEHACPVREYCHVSQTDSESSDGSTFSVTTDQTDFSVSMPVSKSEDLSTSFSSSTSAVSTQEEQQIAV